In Kogia breviceps isolate mKogBre1 chromosome 9, mKogBre1 haplotype 1, whole genome shotgun sequence, a single window of DNA contains:
- the TRIL gene encoding TLR4 interactor with leucine rich repeats yields the protein MEAARALRFLLVVCGCLALPPRAQPVCPERCDCQHPQHLLCTNRGLRAVPKTSSLPSPQDVLTYSLGGNFITNITAFDFHRLGQLRRLDLQYNQIRSLHPKTFEKLSRLEELYLGNNLLQALAPGTLAPLRKLRILYANGNEISRLSRGSFEGLESLVKLRLDGNALGALPDAVFAPLGNLLYLHLESNRIRFLGKNAFAHLGKLRFLNLSANELQPSLRHAATFAPLRSLSTLILSANSLQHLGPRVFQHLPRLGLLSLRGNQLTHLAPEAFWGLEALRELRLEGNRLSQLPVALLEPLHSLEALDLSGNELSALHPTIFGHLGRLRELSLRDNALSALSGDIFASSPALYRLDLDGNGWTCDCRLRDLKRWMGDWHSQGRLLTVFVQCRHPPALRGKYLDYLDDQQLQNGSCTDPSPSVSPTVESKRHALPTAPGEEVAPPAGALAEEPPPQPQPQQRGRFLPGLAWDGAARELLSNRSALRMSRRGPGLQQPSSNAAAAAVPAPHPLDLLEKPKRGRTTPSDPAHTEPTPTATLGSAPAGDPWQRAAKQHLAAQQHESTAQSDGGIGLPPLVSDPCDFNKFILCNLTVEAVGANSAAVRWAVREHRSPRTLGGARFRLLFDRFGQQPKFHRFVYLPERSDSATLRELRGDTPYLVCVEGVLGGRVCPVAPRDHCVGLVTLPEPGSRSSVDYQLLTLVLLAVNALLVLLALAAWASRWLRRKLRARRKGGAPVHVRHMYSTRRPLRSMGTGVSADFSGFQSHRPRTTVCALSEADLIEFPCDRFMDSGGGGAGGSLRREDHLLQRFAD from the coding sequence ATGGAGGCTGCCCGCGCCTTGCGCTTCCTGCTCGTGGTGTGCGGCTGCCTTGCGCTCCCGCCGCGGGCCCAGCCGGTGTGTCCGGAGCGCTGCGACTGCCAGCACCCCCAGCACCTCCTGTGCACCAACAGGGGGCTCCGCGCCGTGCCCAAGACCAGCTCGCTGCCGAGCCCGCAGGACGTGCTCACCTACAGCCTCGGCGGCAACTTCATAACCAACATCACGGCCTTCGACTTCCACCGCCTGGGGCAGCTCAGACGGCTGGACCTGCAGTACAACCAGATCCGTTCTCTGCACCCCAAGACTTTCGAGAAGCTCTCGCGGCTGGAGGAGCTCTACCTGGGCAACAACCTCCTGCAGGCGCTCGCCCCGGGAACGCTGGCGCCTCTGCGCAAGCTGCGCATCCTCTACGCCAACGGGAACGAGATCAGCCGCCTCAGCCGCGGCTCTTTCGAGGGACTGGAGAGTCTGGTCAAGCTGCGGCTGGACGGGAACGCCCTGGGGGCGCTGCCGGACGCAGTCTTTGCCCCCTTGGGTAACTTGCTCTACCTACATCTGGAGTCCAACCGGATCCGTTTTCTGGGCAAGAACGCCTTCGCCCATCTGGGGAAGCTGCGCTTCCTCAACCTCTCTGCCAACGAGCTGCAGCCCTCCCTACGCCACGCGGCCACCTTCGCACCGCTGCGCTCCCTCTCCACCCTCATCCTCTCGGCCAACAGCCTGCAGCACCTCGGGCCGCGCGTCTTCCAGCACCTGCCACGCCTTGGCCTACTCTCGCTCAGGGGCAACCAGCTCACGCACCTCGCGCCCGAGGCTTTTTGGGGGTTGGAGGCCTTGCGCGAGCTGCGCCTGGAGGGCAATCGGCTGAGCCAGCTGCCCGTGGCGCTGCTGGAGCCTCTGCACAGCCTGGAGGCGCTGGACCTGAGCGGCAATGAGCTGTCTGCTCTGCACCCCACTATCTTTGGCCACCTGGGCCGTCTGCGCGAGCTCAGCTTGCGCGACAATGCGCTCAGTGCCCTCTCCGGGGACATCTTCgcctccagcccagccctctATCGGTTGGATCTAGACGGCAACGGCTGGACCTGCGACTGCCGACTGAGGGACCTGAAGCGCTGGATGGGTGACTGGCACTCGCAGGGCCGGCTCCTCACTGTCTTCGTGCAGTGTCGCCACCCTCCGGCCCTGCGGGGCAAGTACCTGGATTACCTGGATGACCAGCAACTGCAGAACGGGTCTTGCACAGATCCCTCACCCTCGGTTTCCCCGACTGTCGAGAGCAAGCGGCATGCCCTACCCACAGCCCCGGGGGAGGAGGTGGCGCCCCCTGCAGGTGCCCTCGCGGAGGAGCCGCCGCCGCAGCCACAGCCACAGCAACGGGGTCGATTTCTGCCAGGGTTAGCCTGGGATGGGGCCGCCAGGGAGCTTTTGAGTAATCGCAGCGCCCTAAGGATGagccggcggggcccgggcctCCAGCAGCCGAGCTCCAACGCCGCTGCTGCCGCGGTCCCGGCGCCACACCCCCTGGACCTCCTCGAGAAGCCTAAGCGGGGACGTACGACTCCGTCGGATCCTGCCCACACGGAGCCCACCCCGACGGCCACGCTGGGCTCTGCGCCAGCCGGCGACCCCTGGCAGCGCGCGGCGAAGCAGCACTTGGCTGCGCAGCAGCACGAGAGCACCGCCCAGTCCGACGGCGGGATCGGCCTGCCGCCGCTAGTATCCGACCCGTGTGACTTCAACAAGTTCATCCTGTGCAACCTGACCGTGGAAGCAGTGGGCGCCAACAGCGCCGCGGTGCGCTGGGCGGTGCGCGAGCATCGCAGTCCCCGGACGCTGGGCGGCGCGCGCTTCCGCCTACTCTTCGACCGCTTTGGCCAGCAGCCTAAATTCCACCGCTTCGTCTACCTGCCTGAGCGCAGCGACTCGGCCACGCTTCGCGAGCTGCGGGGAGACACCCCCTACCTGGTGTGCGTGGAGGGCGTGCTAGGCGGACGGGTCTGCCCGGTGGCTCCCCGGGACCACTGCGTGGGGCTGGTCACCCTGCCAGAGCCTGGGAGCCGGAGCAGCGTCGACTACCAACTACTGACCTTGGTCCTGCTGGCCGTCAACGCACTGCTGGTACTCCTGGCCTTGGCGGCCTGGGCGTCGCGCTGGCTGCGTAGGAAGCTGCGGGCCAGGCGGAAGGGCGGGGCCCCAGTCCACGTTCGCCATATGTACTCTACCCGACGGCCCCTGCGCTCCATGGGCACCGGCGTGTCGGCCGACTTTTCTGGCTTCCAGTCGCACCGGCCGCGCACCACCGTGTGCGCGCTCAGTGAGGCGGACCTCATCGAGTTCCCGTGCGACCGCTTCATGGACAGCGggggcggcggcgcgggcggcaGCCTGAGGCGGGAGGACCATCTCCTGCAGCGATTTGCCGACTAG